A genomic window from Bacteroidota bacterium includes:
- a CDS encoding DNA translocase FtsK 4TM domain-containing protein translates to MAESKKATKKSKKGSLAFLKDERFKKTTGVMLILGSFFIGIAFASYLLTWKQDQSLIWEHPWKQVFNSSIAVQNHLGNLGAVVSHQFFYCWFGIASFFFVIWFFTIGVNSFFNKRVFNNITIIGQGAVIMIWLSTMLGFIFYTAQFPYGGAFGKGTAFYLESTFGKIGAILMLTAAMIIYMIIFTKVDFSFLMNLFNRKPKPENADTEPLSEDDTLVAAAVNPVNVIKENIIVPPVYTSNEEIKEPIIMELKKVEPVAEKQTPVTLEMDEPLTTVVAGEEEPLMEEQDNLALDIEEPHEEIVEMENMHYNFDPILDLPNYKYPTLELLEEYNSETVSINTEELERNKDQIIATLNNYNIQISKIKATIGPTVTLYEIIPAAGVRISKIKNLEDDIALSLAALGIRIIAPIPGKGTIGIEVPNVNKETVSMRSQIASDKFQHAKMDLPVCLGKTISSENYIADLTRMPHLLMAGATGQGKSVGINALLISLLYKKHPSQLKFVMVDPKKVELSLFSVIEKHFLAKLPGEEDAIITDTRKVVATLNALCIEMDTRYELLKNAQVRNIKEYNAKFVKRKLNPKEGHMFLPYIVLVIDEFADLIMTAGKEVEMPIARIAQLARAVGLHCVIATQRPSVNIITGTIKANFPARIAFKVASKVDSRTILDSSGAEQLVGRGDMLLAIGSDVVRLQCPFVDTPEVDKVVDFIANQKGYPEAFMLPEFVDEQAQKEKAEILEGDRDPLFEEAAKIIVQHQQGSTSLIQRRLKLGYNRAGRLMDQLEAAGVVGPNAGSKAREVLYGDLTELEQYLQNLD, encoded by the coding sequence ATGGCAGAATCGAAAAAAGCAACAAAAAAATCGAAAAAGGGCAGTCTCGCGTTTTTAAAAGACGAAAGGTTTAAAAAAACCACGGGCGTGATGCTGATATTGGGTAGTTTCTTTATTGGAATTGCTTTTGCAAGTTATTTGCTTACGTGGAAACAGGATCAGAGTTTAATTTGGGAACATCCCTGGAAGCAGGTGTTTAACAGCAGCATTGCCGTTCAAAATCATTTAGGTAATTTAGGTGCAGTGGTAAGTCACCAGTTTTTTTATTGCTGGTTTGGTATTGCGAGTTTCTTTTTTGTGATTTGGTTTTTTACCATTGGCGTAAATAGTTTTTTTAATAAACGCGTATTTAATAATATCACGATAATTGGTCAGGGTGCCGTAATTATGATATGGCTCAGCACCATGCTGGGATTTATTTTTTATACTGCACAGTTCCCTTACGGAGGTGCATTTGGAAAAGGAACTGCATTTTATTTAGAAAGTACTTTCGGGAAAATCGGCGCCATTTTAATGCTTACGGCGGCGATGATTATTTACATGATTATTTTTACAAAAGTAGATTTTAGTTTTTTGATGAATCTCTTCAACAGAAAACCGAAACCTGAAAATGCTGATACAGAGCCACTTTCAGAGGATGATACTTTAGTTGCTGCTGCAGTTAATCCGGTAAATGTAATAAAAGAAAATATTATTGTTCCGCCTGTATATACTTCGAATGAAGAAATAAAAGAGCCCATTATTATGGAGCTGAAAAAGGTGGAGCCGGTTGCTGAAAAACAAACTCCCGTTACTTTAGAAATGGATGAACCACTTACAACTGTTGTTGCAGGTGAAGAGGAACCGCTAATGGAAGAGCAGGACAATTTAGCATTGGATATTGAAGAACCGCATGAAGAAATTGTAGAGATGGAAAACATGCACTACAATTTTGATCCGATTTTAGATTTACCAAATTATAAATATCCAACCCTAGAACTACTGGAAGAATATAATAGCGAAACCGTTTCAATTAATACGGAAGAATTAGAGCGCAATAAAGATCAGATTATTGCCACCTTAAATAATTATAATATTCAGATTTCGAAAATAAAAGCGACCATCGGCCCAACGGTAACATTATATGAAATTATTCCTGCTGCCGGTGTACGTATCTCGAAAATAAAAAATCTGGAAGATGATATTGCATTAAGTTTAGCTGCCTTGGGTATTCGTATTATTGCGCCGATTCCGGGTAAAGGAACAATTGGTATAGAAGTACCGAACGTAAATAAAGAAACGGTTTCGATGCGGAGTCAAATTGCCAGCGACAAGTTTCAACACGCTAAAATGGATTTACCTGTTTGTTTGGGCAAAACCATTTCGAGCGAAAATTATATCGCCGATTTAACCCGCATGCCGCACTTACTAATGGCCGGAGCAACCGGTCAGGGGAAATCGGTGGGTATTAATGCTTTGCTGATTTCGCTATTGTATAAAAAACATCCTTCCCAGCTCAAATTTGTAATGGTGGATCCGAAAAAGGTGGAATTGAGCTTGTTTTCGGTGATAGAAAAACATTTTTTGGCGAAATTGCCGGGTGAGGAAGATGCGATTATTACTGATACAAGAAAAGTGGTTGCTACCCTGAATGCCTTATGTATTGAGATGGACACGCGTTATGAGCTGCTGAAAAATGCGCAGGTGCGTAACATTAAAGAGTATAATGCCAAGTTTGTAAAACGGAAGTTGAATCCGAAAGAAGGGCATATGTTTTTACCTTATATCGTGCTGGTGATTGATGAGTTTGCCGACTTGATTATGACAGCAGGTAAAGAGGTGGAAATGCCGATTGCGCGTATTGCCCAGCTGGCGCGTGCTGTGGGTTTACATTGCGTAATTGCAACACAAAGGCCATCGGTAAATATTATTACGGGAACAATTAAAGCCAATTTCCCGGCTCGTATAGCGTTTAAGGTAGCCAGTAAGGTAGATAGCAGGACCATCCTGGACAGTAGTGGTGCCGAGCAGTTGGTGGGTAGAGGTGATATGTTGCTGGCGATAGGCAGCGATGTAGTTCGCTTACAGTGTCCTTTTGTGGATACACCGGAGGTAGACAAGGTGGTGGATTTTATTGCCAATCAAAAGGGTTATCCCGAGGCTTTTATGCTGCCTGAGTTTGTTGATGAGCAGGCGCAGAAGGAAAAAGCGGAGATTTTGGAGGGTGACAGAGACCCACTTTTTGAGGAGGCTGCAAAAATTATTGTTCAACATCAGCAAGGTTCCACGTCGCTAATTCAGCGCCGCCTTAAGCTGGGATACAACAGGGCCGGGCGTTTGATGGATCAGTTGGAGGCAGCAGGTGTGGTTGGACCCAATGCCGGAAGTAAGGCCAGAGAAGTTTTATACGGCGATTTAACAGAGTTGGAACAGTATTTGCAAAATCTTGATTGA
- a CDS encoding tryptophan 2,3-dioxygenase produces the protein MRQPVEYTEYLQLEKILNAQSLESDKENAHAHDEMLFIIIHQAYELWFKQIHFEVDSALTIMRKDAVNDNSAELQTIVHRTSRVITILKLLVQQIDILETMTPLDFHEFRDFLRPASGFQSWQFKMLEAKLGLKFDERHGQQYYLSMLKPEYVQFVKEVESQKTFLELIDDWLKRMPFFNDHNLWANYHTPNTNDSGYHAFWNDYLKAYASTLVEGEKQNIETFEKIFLSENKSEYTNLSSEAMRNALFISLYRGNPILQMPFQLMQNLLDIDEQMATWRFRHINMVHRMIGSRVGTGGSSGKDYLQGALNKHYIFKDFAFLSSYLIQRNKLPELSPELKARLGFKF, from the coding sequence ATGCGTCAACCAGTCGAATATACCGAATACCTCCAGCTCGAAAAAATACTAAACGCACAATCCCTCGAAAGCGATAAAGAAAATGCCCATGCCCACGATGAAATGTTATTTATCATTATTCATCAGGCATACGAACTCTGGTTCAAACAAATTCATTTTGAAGTAGATTCTGCATTAACCATCATGCGTAAAGATGCAGTCAACGATAATTCCGCAGAATTACAAACCATTGTTCATCGTACATCAAGAGTTATCACGATATTAAAATTATTAGTGCAGCAAATTGATATTCTTGAAACTATGACTCCCCTCGACTTTCATGAATTCAGAGATTTTTTGCGTCCTGCATCCGGATTTCAAAGCTGGCAATTTAAAATGCTGGAAGCTAAACTCGGTTTAAAATTCGATGAACGTCACGGTCAGCAATATTATTTAAGTATGCTGAAACCGGAATATGTACAATTTGTAAAAGAAGTAGAATCACAAAAAACATTTCTCGAGTTAATTGACGATTGGTTAAAACGTATGCCATTTTTTAACGACCATAATTTATGGGCGAATTATCATACACCAAACACAAACGATTCCGGTTATCATGCATTTTGGAATGATTATCTGAAAGCCTATGCATCAACATTAGTTGAAGGTGAAAAACAGAATATCGAAACGTTTGAAAAAATATTTTTAAGCGAAAATAAAAGTGAGTATACTAATTTAAGCAGTGAGGCAATGCGTAATGCATTATTTATTTCATTGTATCGTGGCAATCCGATTTTACAAATGCCATTTCAGCTCATGCAAAATTTATTGGATATCGACGAACAAATGGCCACTTGGCGTTTCCGTCACATCAACATGGTTCACCGCATGATTGGCTCCCGTGTTGGCACCGGTGGAAGTTCAGGCAAAGATTATTTGCAAGGTGCACTCAACAAACATTATATTTTTAAAGATTTCGCATTCCTCAGCAGCTATTTAATCCAACGCAACAAACTCCCCGAATTATCCCCCGAACTAAAAGCCCGACTCGGATTTAAATTTTAA
- a CDS encoding peptidoglycan DD-metalloendopeptidase family protein gives MKNFKMNIKIMATMVLCYGTVQLSGQTAVALDDGLKQVECVTEENYQQFIKPLLHQNIVKLRSEGKLDFTNTAKLADGTVPLSWPLRMTSEYKDIDGVNDYFIISNFADLNHDEYYRLDWECNTYENARNYDQHNGADILPYPFTWQMMEDESIDIIAAADGEVIYRYDGNVVDRNCESPHVFNYEPFNGGYYGNFIALLHSDSSITVYAHMKNGTVANLELGDNVEAGQFLGKLGSSGNSTAPHLHFEVRPCEACSYIEPWFDAAGCNDDVTESQWINQIPYSDTKVLRVTTHLNLPIYQSCAEYESGATEIENLVNHFTSSDNLLILAAIGDLKDDYPVYMDIINSAGSVLNSQSYTSPYSLQYGQVVLFTHMLTGFSTGTYKIRITYNGEVAYHYFTVNCPAAATLTGTHTGVKGFINGDFIASNATISGVSTNNVFYQAENYIKLNVGFQATQNSKFHAQIDDCTVGGLREMEEETVYSNELVLAPNPTFGIFSVNYNCSDLGDKKIVIQNVLGNIIYTSQTFSNTNDISELIDLSNLPKGIYLVEIQQSGKSVTEQLVIQ, from the coding sequence ATGAAAAATTTTAAAATGAATATAAAAATCATGGCAACCATGGTTTTATGTTACGGAACAGTCCAACTGTCGGGACAAACTGCTGTTGCGCTTGATGATGGCCTAAAACAAGTTGAATGTGTTACAGAAGAAAATTATCAGCAGTTTATTAAACCATTGCTACATCAAAATATTGTAAAGTTGCGCAGTGAGGGGAAATTGGATTTTACCAATACTGCAAAACTTGCAGATGGCACAGTACCACTTTCCTGGCCTTTGCGAATGACCAGCGAATATAAAGATATAGATGGTGTTAATGATTATTTTATCATATCCAATTTCGCCGATTTAAATCATGACGAATATTACCGGTTAGACTGGGAATGTAACACTTATGAAAATGCTCGTAATTATGATCAGCACAACGGAGCTGATATATTACCTTATCCTTTTACATGGCAAATGATGGAGGATGAAAGTATCGATATTATTGCTGCCGCAGACGGGGAAGTAATTTACAGATACGATGGTAATGTTGTAGATAGAAATTGCGAATCACCACATGTATTTAATTACGAACCATTTAATGGCGGTTATTACGGCAATTTTATTGCTTTATTGCATAGTGATAGCAGTATTACGGTATATGCACACATGAAAAACGGCACCGTTGCAAATCTTGAACTTGGTGATAATGTAGAAGCAGGCCAGTTTTTGGGTAAATTGGGCAGCTCAGGCAACTCGACAGCACCACATTTACATTTTGAAGTGCGACCATGCGAAGCTTGTTCATATATTGAACCTTGGTTTGATGCAGCTGGTTGCAACGATGACGTAACTGAAAGTCAGTGGATTAACCAAATACCTTATTCCGATACCAAAGTTTTACGTGTAACTACACATTTAAATTTACCGATTTATCAATCTTGCGCTGAATATGAATCAGGAGCTACTGAAATTGAAAATTTGGTAAATCATTTTACATCATCCGACAATTTATTAATACTGGCAGCAATTGGAGATCTTAAAGATGATTATCCTGTTTATATGGATATCATTAACAGTGCAGGATCTGTTTTAAATTCGCAGAGTTATACATCACCATATTCACTTCAATATGGGCAAGTGGTATTGTTCACACATATGTTAACGGGTTTTAGCACAGGTACCTATAAAATCCGTATAACCTATAACGGAGAAGTGGCATATCATTATTTTACCGTAAACTGTCCTGCTGCAGCAACATTAACCGGAACACATACGGGAGTAAAAGGATTTATAAACGGTGATTTTATTGCCAGTAATGCAACAATTTCCGGTGTAAGCACTAACAATGTGTTTTATCAGGCAGAAAACTATATCAAATTAAATGTGGGATTTCAGGCAACACAAAACAGTAAATTTCATGCACAAATTGATGATTGTACTGTTGGCGGATTGCGTGAAATGGAAGAGGAAACGGTTTATTCCAATGAACTTGTACTTGCGCCGAATCCAACCTTTGGTATTTTTTCAGTAAATTATAATTGTAGTGATTTGGGGGATAAAAAAATTGTGATACAAAATGTGCTGGGTAATATAATTTATACCTCACAAACATTTTCCAACACAAATGATATTTCCGAATTAATTGACCTCAGTAATTTACCAAAAGGCATTTATCTTGTTGAGATACAACAATCGGGTAAATCAGTTACCGAACAACTGGTGATACAATAA
- a CDS encoding gliding motility-associated C-terminal domain-containing protein, giving the protein MLPICFIYTTLDAAYTFAKTLRNKPNMHTFKKAALFTVILLSAYSTFAQTEAWYIRRTPPEPWTWCPVLNTNITEMDNVFGVGGWNSGYFTTVDVTDAFGPDSKFVFLEGGDDHAIELKTFLTANITAIENWVYAGGSLFLNAAPNEGADINFGFGGVLLDYTPGAYASNVDASDPLHPIFAGPYTPTGLSWTGTSYTHAKVTGPCLMPLIEDSFSGFYAAAEKRWGAGVCIFGGMTVTGWHSPFTQARNVRQNILSYLYNFEGVIASTFTYPDSIYCKTDPDPFPIFEPGADTGTFTATPVGMIIDPETGEVDLSASAAGTYIITNGAVIDCIPAAFTMIIGDEPKANFTYLGGPYCSTDSDPTPSYLLGGIAGTYTAAPAGLVLNAATGTIDISASTPGTYTVTNTVTSLYCGNDVHTDIITINPAYDLIVDAEICEGISYTLPDGTVVTVGGTYINNFITPAGCDSIITTNLIVNDAYATTVNASICNGEVYVLPDGTNATTPGAYVQLFPTAAGCDSAITTILDVNPVYSNVVNTGICSGETYTLPDGTTTTTMGTYNITLPTVDGCDSNIITHLMVFPVYAISETVNICAGETYTLPDGTVTGAAGIYNSNLLSEYSCDSIITTTLIVDPVYNPVFNEAICEGESYTLPSGVVVNASGTYTSSYTTAAGCDSIITTNLTVNPNPIITFTIDDIVCLEDAVIPLTAFPAGGIYSGTGITGTDFIPSTAGVGGPYIITYDYTDANGCFATASVSISVDQNTAVAWGDTTVFAGEQATLYSEAGGDYTWTPPTQLICATCPETPAYPLESILYTITSYNVNGCVASDDVYIEVLPNPGNATFIPNTFTPNGDNFNDYFFAYGYNLVSIKSMRIYDRWGSMIFIKENMNAEAENEGWDGTYNGEVVNQGVYAYIVELTFHNGITTKYQGNITLIR; this is encoded by the coding sequence ATGTTGCCTATCTGTTTCATATACACTACTTTAGATGCTGCATACACGTTTGCAAAAACCCTTAGGAACAAACCAAATATGCACACATTTAAAAAGGCTGCCCTTTTTACCGTTATTCTTTTATCTGCCTACTCCACATTTGCCCAAACTGAGGCCTGGTATATCCGTCGCACCCCTCCTGAACCATGGACCTGGTGCCCGGTTTTAAATACCAATATCACCGAAATGGATAATGTGTTTGGTGTCGGCGGATGGAACTCCGGTTACTTTACCACAGTTGACGTTACTGATGCATTTGGACCCGATTCGAAATTCGTTTTTCTGGAAGGTGGAGATGACCATGCTATTGAACTCAAAACATTTCTGACCGCAAATATTACTGCAATCGAAAATTGGGTATATGCCGGTGGAAGCCTCTTTTTAAACGCGGCCCCCAATGAAGGTGCTGATATCAATTTTGGATTTGGTGGTGTTTTACTTGATTATACGCCAGGAGCTTATGCCAGCAATGTTGATGCTTCTGATCCTTTACATCCAATTTTTGCCGGACCTTATACCCCAACAGGCTTAAGCTGGACAGGCACTTCCTATACCCACGCTAAAGTTACCGGCCCATGTTTAATGCCATTAATTGAAGATTCATTTTCCGGTTTTTATGCCGCAGCCGAAAAACGCTGGGGAGCAGGTGTTTGTATTTTTGGCGGGATGACGGTTACCGGATGGCATTCACCTTTTACTCAAGCGCGTAACGTAAGGCAAAATATTTTATCTTATCTCTATAATTTCGAAGGTGTAATTGCTTCAACTTTTACCTACCCCGATTCAATTTATTGTAAAACAGACCCCGATCCATTCCCGATTTTTGAGCCGGGTGCCGATACCGGAACTTTTACTGCAACTCCTGTCGGAATGATAATCGATCCCGAAACCGGGGAAGTAGATTTAAGTGCTTCCGCTGCAGGAACATATATTATTACGAATGGTGCTGTTATCGATTGTATCCCCGCCGCATTTACCATGATAATTGGTGATGAACCAAAAGCAAATTTCACCTATTTAGGCGGACCTTATTGCAGCACTGATTCAGACCCTACACCTTCTTATTTATTAGGCGGAATTGCGGGTACTTACACAGCTGCTCCGGCCGGATTGGTTTTAAATGCAGCAACCGGTACTATTGATATCAGTGCCTCCACTCCGGGAACTTATACCGTTACAAATACAGTAACAAGTTTATATTGCGGTAATGATGTACATACTGATATCATTACGATAAATCCTGCTTATGATTTAATTGTGGATGCAGAAATTTGTGAAGGAATATCATATACATTACCGGATGGTACGGTTGTAACTGTTGGGGGCACTTATATAAATAATTTTATTACACCGGCTGGTTGCGATTCTATAATTACAACGAATTTAATTGTAAATGATGCCTATGCAACTACAGTTAATGCCTCTATTTGTAATGGCGAAGTTTATGTTTTACCCGATGGCACAAATGCAACAACACCCGGCGCGTATGTGCAATTATTTCCAACTGCAGCAGGTTGCGATTCTGCAATTACAACTATCCTGGATGTAAATCCGGTTTATTCAAATGTGGTAAATACCGGAATTTGTTCAGGTGAAACTTATACCTTACCTGATGGAACTACAACTACAACAATGGGTACCTATAATATTACATTGCCAACTGTTGATGGTTGCGATTCAAATATTATTACACATTTAATGGTGTTTCCCGTTTATGCTATTAGTGAAACTGTAAATATTTGTGCTGGCGAAACTTATACATTACCTGATGGAACTGTAACCGGTGCAGCAGGTATTTATAATTCAAATTTATTAAGCGAATATTCCTGTGATTCAATTATTACAACAACATTAATTGTTGACCCTGTTTATAATCCTGTATTTAATGAAGCAATCTGTGAAGGTGAATCTTATACTTTACCAAGTGGAGTAGTTGTAAATGCATCCGGAACATATACTTCTTCTTATACAACTGCCGCAGGTTGCGACTCCATTATTACAACAAACTTAACTGTAAATCCCAACCCAATAATCACATTTACAATTGATGATATTGTTTGTTTGGAAGACGCTGTAATTCCACTGACTGCATTTCCTGCAGGTGGTATTTATTCAGGTACTGGTATAACAGGAACTGATTTTATTCCGTCCACTGCAGGTGTTGGTGGTCCATATATTATTACATACGATTACACCGATGCCAACGGCTGTTTTGCTACTGCATCTGTATCTATAAGTGTTGATCAAAATACCGCTGTAGCATGGGGAGATACTACTGTATTCGCCGGTGAACAAGCAACATTATACAGCGAAGCCGGCGGCGATTATACGTGGACACCACCAACTCAGCTCATTTGCGCAACATGTCCTGAAACGCCTGCTTATCCGCTGGAAAGTATTTTATATACCATCACATCTTATAATGTAAATGGATGTGTTGCTTCCGATGATGTTTATATCGAGGTATTACCAAATCCGGGAAATGCGACATTTATTCCCAACACCTTTACTCCAAATGGTGATAATTTTAACGACTACTTTTTTGCTTATGGATATAATTTAGTTTCTATTAAAAGTATGCGCATTTACGACCGCTGGGGAAGTATGATTTTTATAAAAGAAAATATGAATGCTGAAGCAGAAAATGAAGGGTGGGATGGAACTTACAATGGTGAAGTTGTGAATCAGGGTGTGTATGCTTACATCGTTGAGCTCACTTTTCACAATGGCATCACAACCAAATATCAGGGAAATATTACACTCATCAGGTAA
- a CDS encoding outer membrane lipoprotein carrier protein LolA — translation MKKLLSGVFVLFITANTVFGQTSDANAVKLLKAVSQKYSAYKTMQMDISLTIENQDAKSKETKTGKVSSKGNMFKADMGNQMIISDGKTLWTYLKDVNEVQINNFEQGQDIMTPNDIFKIAEKDYLAYMGEKLTENGKTIQVIELTPKNKNLSFSKIKMYIDISDNTVKRGVVYDKNAIHYTYTISNFKFNMELSDSTFKFDKSKYPGVEVIDLRE, via the coding sequence ATGAAAAAACTATTATCAGGGGTGTTTGTTCTCTTTATTACTGCCAACACTGTTTTTGGACAAACATCTGATGCCAATGCAGTTAAACTGTTAAAGGCGGTAAGCCAGAAATACAGTGCTTACAAAACCATGCAGATGGACATTTCCCTCACCATTGAAAACCAGGATGCCAAAAGCAAAGAAACTAAAACCGGCAAAGTAAGCAGCAAAGGCAATATGTTTAAAGCTGATATGGGCAACCAAATGATTATTTCAGATGGCAAAACACTTTGGACTTATTTAAAAGATGTAAATGAAGTGCAGATAAATAATTTTGAGCAGGGTCAGGATATCATGACACCAAATGATATTTTTAAAATTGCTGAAAAAGATTATCTCGCTTACATGGGTGAAAAGTTAACTGAAAACGGAAAAACAATTCAGGTAATTGAGCTTACACCAAAAAATAAAAATTTAAGTTTCAGTAAAATTAAAATGTATATCGACATTAGTGACAATACTGTTAAACGTGGTGTTGTTTACGATAAAAATGCGATTCATTATACTTATACAATTTCCAATTTTAAATTCAATATGGAATTATCGGATAGCACTTTTAAATTTGATAAAAGTAAATATCCCGGTGTTGAAGTAATTGATTTAAGAGAGTAA